The DNA window TGCTGGGCGACATGACCGTCACCCGCGCGGTAGTGCAACTGGAAAACGGCGGTTACGGCTACAGCTATATCGCCGGACGTGACAAGGCACATGCCGAACTCTGTGCGCTGGCGGATGCCCTTTTGCAACTGCCGGAGCAGGCCGAATTGCTGCAACAGCAGCTGATTGAGCCACTGGCGGCCTTGCAGCATGAGCAACGCCAACTCCGTGCCCGGGCGGTAGCCTCCAGCCGGGTGGACTTCTTTACGCTGGTGCGAGGGGATTAAACCGATGAGCCTACTGACAGGTTTTGCACAACCGATCGAACAATCGCAACAGGCTTTCCGCCTGATCCTTAAGGCGTTAAGTGAACCAGGCTATATCGTCACACTGCCGGCAAGCCCGGCCTGGGGCGCGCTGAACGCCGCCAGCACCGCCGCACTGCTGACCCTGGCAGACCAGGAAACCCCGATTCAACTGTGTCTGGCGCTAGAAAGTGAGCAAGTGCTAACAAACATTCGTTTCCATAGCGGTGCTCCGCTGGCCAATAACAGCGAAGAGGTGTGCTTTGCCCTGTTCGATGCGCAGCTGCAGGCCACTGATTTGCAAGCGTTACCGCACGGCAGTGAGATTTCCCCCGAGTTCAGCGCCACGGTGGTGGTACAGATCGACAGTCTGGAACAGGGTACCGCACTGCGCCTGACCGGCCCCGGCATTGAACATCAGCGGGTTATCTCGCCGTCATTGCCGCAGGCCTTACTGGATTACCTGATTAACCGCCCGCAGCGTTTCCCGCTGGGGCTGGATTTCCTGCTGACCTACGGTGAGCGCCTGCTGGCGCTGCCACGGACCACCCATGTGGAGGTGTGCTGATGTACGTTGCCGTTAAAGGGGGCGAAAAAGCCATTGAGGCCGCCCATCAGTTACAGGAACAACTGCGGCGCGGCGACGAAAGCGTACCCGTGCTCGGCACCCAGCAGATTGAACAGCAATTGGGGTTGGCGGTAGATCGGGTAATGACCGAAGGCGGTATCTACGATCCGCAGTTAGCAGCGCTGGCCATCAAGCAGGCGAGCGGCGATCTGGTCGAGGCTATTTTCCTGCTGCGCGCCTACCGTACCACCCTGCCTAGGTTGGCGGTCAGTGAGCCATTGGCGACCGGAAATATGCGGCTGGAACGCCGTATCTCGGCGGTTTACAAGGACTTGCCCGGTGGGCAGGTATTGGGGCCGACCTACGATTACACCCACCGGCTGCTGGATTTTGCCCTGCTGGCCGAAGGCGAAGCGCCACGCGCACCACAGGCCGACGAACCGCTGCCGGAAAATTGCGCCCACGTGTTCGACTTGCTCAGTCAGCAGCAACTGGCACTGGCGGAGCAGGATGACGGCAGCGCGCCGGATGATATCACCCGCAATCCGCCGGTTTACCCCTGTTCCCGCTCGGCGCGCTTGCAACAACTGGTACGCGGTGACGAAGGTTTCCTGCTGGCGTTGAGCTACTCCACCCAGCGTGGTTACGGCCGTACCCACCCGTTCGCCGGCGAGATCCGTACCGGCTATGTTTCGGCGGAGATAGTGCCTGAAGAGCTGGGTTTCGCGGTAGATATCGGCGAGATCCTGTTGACCGAATGTGAAATGGTCAACGGCTTTATCGACCCGGTCGACCAGCCGCCACATTTCACCCGCGGCTACGGTCTGGTGTTTGGCCGCGCCGAACGCAAGGCGATGGCGATGGCACTGGTGGATCGCGCACTGCAAAGCCCCGAGTACCAAGAAGGCATCGCCAGCCCGGCGCAGGATGAAGAGTTCGTGCTGGCCCACGCCGACAACGTCGAAGCCGCCGGCTTCGTTTCCCACCTCAAATTGCCGCACTACGTTGATTTCCAGGCCGAACTGGAATTGCTCAAGCGCCTGCGGCAGGAATTCAGCGAACGTCAGGAGGCCCGCGATGAGTGAAGTATTAACCGGTTATAACCTGGGCTATCTGGACGAACAGACCAAACGCATGATCCGCCGCGCTATTTTGAAGGCGGTAGCAATCCCCGGCTATCAGGTGCCGTTCGGCGGCCGTGAGATGCCAATGCCCTACGGTTGGGGCACCGGCGGCATTCAGTTGACCGCCAGCGTGATTGGCCGCGCCGACGTGCTGAAGGTGATCGACCAGGGGGCCGATGACACCACCAACGCGGTTTCCATCCGTCGCTTCTTCCAGCGCGTTGCCGGCGTCGCCACCACCGAGCGCACGCCGGAGGCCACGCTGATCCAGACCCGGCACCGCATCCCGGAAACCGCGCTACGTGAAGACCAGATCCTGATTTATCAGGTGCCAATCCCCGGAGCCGCTACGCTTTATCGAACCGCGTGAAACCGAGACCCGCAAAATGCACGCGCTGGAAGAGTACGGCGTGATGCAGGTAAAACTGTATGAAGACATCGCGCGCTACGGCCATATCGCCACCACCTACGCCTATCCGGTGAAGGTCAACGACCGCTACG is part of the Serratia quinivorans genome and encodes:
- the phnH gene encoding carbon-phosphorus lyase complex subunit — protein: MSLLTGFAQPIEQSQQAFRLILKALSEPGYIVTLPASPAWGALNAASTAALLTLADQETPIQLCLALESEQVLTNIRFHSGAPLANNSEEVCFALFDAQLQATDLQALPHGSEISPEFSATVVVQIDSLEQGTALRLTGPGIEHQRVISPSLPQALLDYLINRPQRFPLGLDFLLTYGERLLALPRTTHVEVC
- a CDS encoding phosphonate C-P lyase system protein PhnG, translating into MQALQPRQRWMSVLAHSQPDQLRSHWQALNLSPRYQTIRAPEIGLAQLQGRMGATGRRFVLGDMTVTRAVVQLENGGYGYSYIAGRDKAHAELCALADALLQLPEQAELLQQQLIEPLAALQHEQRQLRARAVASSRVDFFTLVRGD
- a CDS encoding Phosphonate metabolism protein PhnJ, with translation MSEVLTGYNLGYLDEQTKRMIRRAILKAVAIPGYQVPFGGREMPMPYGWGTGGIQLTASVIGRADVLKVIDQGADDTTNAVSIRRFFQRVAGVATTERTPEATLIQTRHRIPETALREDQILIYQVPIPGAATLYRTA
- a CDS encoding Bacterial phosphonate metabolism protein (PhnI); translation: MYVAVKGGEKAIEAAHQLQEQLRRGDESVPVLGTQQIEQQLGLAVDRVMTEGGIYDPQLAALAIKQASGDLVEAIFLLRAYRTTLPRLAVSEPLATGNMRLERRISAVYKDLPGGQVLGPTYDYTHRLLDFALLAEGEAPRAPQADEPLPENCAHVFDLLSQQQLALAEQDDGSAPDDITRNPPVYPCSRSARLQQLVRGDEGFLLALSYSTQRGYGRTHPFAGEIRTGYVSAEIVPEELGFAVDIGEILLTECEMVNGFIDPVDQPPHFTRGYGLVFGRAERKAMAMALVDRALQSPEYQEGIASPAQDEEFVLAHADNVEAAGFVSHLKLPHYVDFQAELELLKRLRQEFSERQEARDE